The following proteins come from a genomic window of Vidua chalybeata isolate OUT-0048 chromosome 2, bVidCha1 merged haplotype, whole genome shotgun sequence:
- the RB1 gene encoding retinoblastoma-associated protein isoform X3 gives MCDVFPRVEVGEEDFVVLCDALKVSESVREKAWKTYESLSAADGALACNTKKKETWGVCIFIVAIDLDEVTFTFTELLKSINISVCTFFQFLKEVDVNMDTVSTKVDSTVSRLKKKYDVLFALYHKFERTCGLIYLEQPSSEISAELSSVLVLKNYWITFLLAKGKVLQVEDDLVISFQLLLCVLDYFIKLSPPAMLKEPYKSSVSAVTVNGSARTPRRGQNRSSRTAKQLDTDTKIIEILCKEHDCNLDEVKNVYFTSFIPFLNSAGILASNGLPEVEVILKQYDELYVKNKDIDARLFLNHDETLQPDVRACSQLERTPLKNNPDEEINIILPQTPVRAAMNNIQQLIMILNSATDKPSDTLMKYFNNCTVNPKDSILKRVESFDHIFKKKFAEAVGQGWAEIGSQRYKLGVRLYYRVMESMLKSEEERLSVQNFSKLLNDNIFHTSLLACAVEVVMATYGRNASQSDSTSAETDLSFPWILNVFDLKAFDFYKVIESFIKAEPSLTREMIKHLERCEHRIMESLAWQSIQEY, from the exons ATGTGCGATGTTTTTCCTAGGGTCGAGGTCGGCGAAGAGGACTTCGTCGTGCTCTGTGACGCGCTGAAGGTGTCGGAGAGCGTGAGGGAGAAAGCGTGGAAGACGTACGAGAGCTTGTCGGCAGCGGATGGAGCTCTA GCTTGtaacacaaagaaaaaggaaacatggGGTGTATGTATCTTTATTGTAGCAATTGATCTGGATGAAGTGACATTTACTTTCACTGAGCTTTTGAAAAGTATAAACATAAG TGTATGcacattttttcagtttctgaaagaGGTGGATGTTAACATGGATACTGTAAGCACTAAAGTTGATAGCACTGTATCaaggctgaaaaagaaatacGATGTATTATTTGCACTATACCACAAGTTTGAAAG GACGTGTGGCCTTATTTATCTGGAACAACCTAGTAGTGA GATTTCTGCTGAACTCAGTTCTGTATTAGTCCTAAAAAATTACTGGATTACTTTTTTGCTGGCAAAAG gtAAAGTGTTGCAAGTGGAAGATGACCTGGTGATTTCTTTCCAGTTGTTGCTGTGCGTCTTAGATTATTTTATCAAACTGTCACCTCCTGCTATGCTCAAGGAACCATaca AATCTTCTGTGTCTGCAGTGACTGTAAATGGTTCAGCTCGCACTCCTCGAAGAGGTCAGAACAGGAGTTCACGTACTGCAAAGCAGCTTGATACCGACACAAAAATTATCGAAATCCTTTGTAAAGAGCATGATTGTAATTTAGATGAG gtcaaaaatgtgtatttcacAAGCTTCATTCCTTTCCTGAATTCTGCTGGTATTTTAGCTTCAAATGGACTACCAGAG GTTGAAGTTATCTTGAAACAGTATGACGAGCTCTATGTCAAGAACAAAGATATAGACGCGAGACTATTTCTGAATCACGATGAGACTCTGCAGCCTGATGTCAGAGCATG CTCACAGCTGGAGAGGACACCACTAAAAAACAATCCAGATGAGGAAATCAATATTATACTTCCACAGACTCCTGTTCG agcagcaATGAATAACATTCAGCAGTTGATTATGATTTTAAACTCAGCGACTGATAAACCATCAGATACTCTCATGAAGTATTTCAAT AATTGCACGGTGAACCCTAAGGATAGTATCCTGAAAAGGGTGGAAAGTTTTGACCAcatcttcaaaaagaaatttgctGAAGCAGTTGGACAGGGATGGGCTGAAATTGGCTCACAG AGGTACAAGCTTGGAGTGCGTCTCTATTACAGAGTAATGGAGTCCATGCTGAAGTCG gagGAAGAGCGCCTCTCAGTGCAGAATTTCAG CAAACTTCTGAATGATAACATCTTCCACACATCTCTCCTGGCATGTGCTGTTGAGGTTGTCATGGCTACATATGGCA GAAATGCTTCACAAAGTGACAGTACCAGTGCTGAAACAGACTTGTCTTTCCCATGGATTCTCAATGTATTtgatttaaaagcttttgaCTTCTACAAGGTGATTGAAAGCTTTATTAAAGCAGAACCCAGCCTAACACGGGAAATGATAAAGCATCTAGAGCGCTGTGAACATCGAATTATGGAGTCTCTCGCTTGGCAATCT
- the RB1 gene encoding retinoblastoma-associated protein isoform X2 produces MCDVFPRVEVGEEDFVVLCDALKVSESVREKAWKTYESLSAADGALACNTKKKETWGVCIFIVAIDLDEVTFTFTELLKSINISVCTFFQFLKEVDVNMDTVSTKVDSTVSRLKKKYDVLFALYHKFERTCGLIYLEQPSSEISAELSSVLVLKNYWITFLLAKGKVLQVEDDLVISFQLLLCVLDYFIKLSPPAMLKEPYKSSVSAVTVNGSARTPRRGQNRSSRTAKQLDTDTKIIEILCKEHDCNLDEVKNVYFTSFIPFLNSAGILASNGLPEVEVILKQYDELYVKNKDIDARLFLNHDETLQPDVRACSQLERTPLKNNPDEEINIILPQTPVRAAMNNIQQLIMILNSATDKPSDTLMKYFNNCTVNPKDSILKRVESFDHIFKKKFAEAVGQGWAEIGSQRYKLGVRLYYRVMESMLKSEEERLSVQNFSKLLNDNIFHTSLLACAVEVVMATYGRNASQSDSTSAETDLSFPWILNVFDLKAFDFYKVIESFIKAEPSLTREMIKHLERCEHRIMESLAWQSEMCIFCIL; encoded by the exons ATGTGCGATGTTTTTCCTAGGGTCGAGGTCGGCGAAGAGGACTTCGTCGTGCTCTGTGACGCGCTGAAGGTGTCGGAGAGCGTGAGGGAGAAAGCGTGGAAGACGTACGAGAGCTTGTCGGCAGCGGATGGAGCTCTA GCTTGtaacacaaagaaaaaggaaacatggGGTGTATGTATCTTTATTGTAGCAATTGATCTGGATGAAGTGACATTTACTTTCACTGAGCTTTTGAAAAGTATAAACATAAG TGTATGcacattttttcagtttctgaaagaGGTGGATGTTAACATGGATACTGTAAGCACTAAAGTTGATAGCACTGTATCaaggctgaaaaagaaatacGATGTATTATTTGCACTATACCACAAGTTTGAAAG GACGTGTGGCCTTATTTATCTGGAACAACCTAGTAGTGA GATTTCTGCTGAACTCAGTTCTGTATTAGTCCTAAAAAATTACTGGATTACTTTTTTGCTGGCAAAAG gtAAAGTGTTGCAAGTGGAAGATGACCTGGTGATTTCTTTCCAGTTGTTGCTGTGCGTCTTAGATTATTTTATCAAACTGTCACCTCCTGCTATGCTCAAGGAACCATaca AATCTTCTGTGTCTGCAGTGACTGTAAATGGTTCAGCTCGCACTCCTCGAAGAGGTCAGAACAGGAGTTCACGTACTGCAAAGCAGCTTGATACCGACACAAAAATTATCGAAATCCTTTGTAAAGAGCATGATTGTAATTTAGATGAG gtcaaaaatgtgtatttcacAAGCTTCATTCCTTTCCTGAATTCTGCTGGTATTTTAGCTTCAAATGGACTACCAGAG GTTGAAGTTATCTTGAAACAGTATGACGAGCTCTATGTCAAGAACAAAGATATAGACGCGAGACTATTTCTGAATCACGATGAGACTCTGCAGCCTGATGTCAGAGCATG CTCACAGCTGGAGAGGACACCACTAAAAAACAATCCAGATGAGGAAATCAATATTATACTTCCACAGACTCCTGTTCG agcagcaATGAATAACATTCAGCAGTTGATTATGATTTTAAACTCAGCGACTGATAAACCATCAGATACTCTCATGAAGTATTTCAAT AATTGCACGGTGAACCCTAAGGATAGTATCCTGAAAAGGGTGGAAAGTTTTGACCAcatcttcaaaaagaaatttgctGAAGCAGTTGGACAGGGATGGGCTGAAATTGGCTCACAG AGGTACAAGCTTGGAGTGCGTCTCTATTACAGAGTAATGGAGTCCATGCTGAAGTCG gagGAAGAGCGCCTCTCAGTGCAGAATTTCAG CAAACTTCTGAATGATAACATCTTCCACACATCTCTCCTGGCATGTGCTGTTGAGGTTGTCATGGCTACATATGGCA GAAATGCTTCACAAAGTGACAGTACCAGTGCTGAAACAGACTTGTCTTTCCCATGGATTCTCAATGTATTtgatttaaaagcttttgaCTTCTACAAGGTGATTGAAAGCTTTATTAAAGCAGAACCCAGCCTAACACGGGAAATGATAAAGCATCTAGAGCGCTGTGAACATCGAATTATGGAGTCTCTCGCTTGGCAATCT